A stretch of Ciconia boyciana chromosome 18, ASM3463844v1, whole genome shotgun sequence DNA encodes these proteins:
- the BARHL1 gene encoding barH-like 1 homeobox protein, with protein MEGSTGFGIDSILSHRAGSPAVPKGDPLVGDGRSPLELSPRSEGSSGCPSPRSPGRECLEAAVPRPGLDAHLQPGQVSAPSQSRTVTSSFLIRDILADCKPLAACAPYSSTNGPHGGQEPAGRIPTKPGEDFREKMEKNTSSSPSDSEYKVKEEGDREISSSRDSPPVRLKKPRKARTAFTDHQLAQLERSFERQKYLSVQDRMELAASLNLTDTQVKTWYQNRRTKWKRQTAVGLELLAEAGNYSALQRMFPSPYFYPQSLVSNLDPGAALYLYRGPSAPPPALQRPLVPRILIHGLQGGSEPPPPLPPLPGVLPRAAQPR; from the exons ATGGAGGGCTCCACCGGGTTTGGGATCGACTCCATCCTCTCCCACCGAGCCGGCAGCCCGGCCGTGCCCAAGGGGGACCCGCTGGTGGGCGACGGCCGGTCCCCGCTGGAGCTGAGCCCCCGCTCGGAGGGCAGCAGCGGGTGCCCCTCGCCCCGCTCGCCGGGCCGCGAGTGCCTGGAGGCGGCGGTGCCGCGGCCGGGCCTGGATGCGCACCTCCAGCCGGGGCAGGTCTCGGCTCCCTCCCAGTCCCGGACCGtcacctcctccttcctcatcaGAGACATCCTGGCCGACTGCAAGCCCCTGGCCGCCTGCGCCCCTTACTCCAGCACCAATGGACCTCACGGCGGGCAGGAGCCGGCGGGCAGGATCCCCACCAAGCCCGGCGAGGACTTtagggagaaaatggaaaaaaacaccagCAGCTCCCCCTCGGACTCGGAGTACAAAG TGAAAGAAGAAGGGGACCGAGAGATCTCCAGCTCCCGGGACAGCCCCCCGGTGCGGCTGAAAAAGCCGCGCAAAGCCCGCACCGCCTTCACCGACCATCAGCTGGCCCAGCTGGAGCGCAGCTTCGAGAGGCAAAAATACCTGAGCGTGCAGGACAGGATGGAGCTGGCCGCTTCCCTCAACCTCACCGACACGCAGGTGAAAACGTGGTACCAGAACAGAAG GACCAAGTGGAAAAGGCAGACGGCGGTGggcctggagctgctggccgAGGCTGGCAACTACTCAGCCCTCCAGAGGATGTTCCCCTCGCCCTACTTCTACCCGCAGAGTTTGGTCTCCAACCTGGACCCCGGCGCCGCTCTCTACCTGTACCGCGGACCcagcgcccccccccccgccctaCAGAGACCCTTGGTGCCCCGCATCCTCATCCACGGACTGCAGGGCGGCAgcgagcccccgccgcccctgccCCCGCTGCCCGGCGTCCTGCCCCGGGCCGCGCAGCCCCGGTGA